Proteins from a single region of Ziziphus jujuba cultivar Dongzao chromosome 1, ASM3175591v1:
- the LOC107413840 gene encoding putative lipase ROG1 isoform X1, whose product MIASNSPLKSPAPGPTRVPNPTPIRCRFACFTPGFRSVDQKLCVGPTTSTTTKMYVCYRMSAGCFRDNPRGGLKFELDSGGEDIFDAATAANAKAVPQHLVVMVNGIVGSSSDWRYAAEQFVEKLPDKVFVHRSACNYARFTFDGVDLMGQRLANEVLAVVRKRPELKKISFVAHSLGGLIARYAVGMLYECVSTSEPSGHNGNCSVEEDTNNSSQCIKQLHHATIAGLEPINFITFATPHLGSRGHRQLPFLCGLPFLERKAPQTAHLIAGRSGKHLFLTDNDDGKRPLLLRMVNDTDDLKFMSALRVFKRRVAYANANYDHMVGWRTSSIRRQSELPKSNQLVTGEKYPHVVYVERENFDETCSKASTIVGDQKVDLEEMMIRGLTQVPWERVDVSFQKSKQRYIAHSTIQVKSYWLNSDGADVVYHMIDNFLL is encoded by the exons ATGATCGCCTCCAATTCTCCTCTCAAATCCCCTGCCCCGGGCCCCACTCGCGTCCCGAATCCTACCCCAATTCGCTGCCGGTTCGCCTGCTTCACCCCCGGGTTCCGATCCGTTGACCAGAAACTGTGTGTGGGTCCTACGACTTCCACCACGACCAAGATGTACGTGTGTTACAGAATGAGCGCCGGCTGCTTCAGGGATAACCCCCGTGGTGGGCTGAAGTTCGAGCTCGACAGCGGCGGCGAGGACATCTTTGATGCCGCCACCGCCGCCAACGCCAAGGCCGTACCTCAACATCTCGTTGTCATGGTCAATGGAATCGTCGGAAG TTCATCGGATTGGAGATATGCTGCTGAGCAGTTTGTCGAGAAGCTTCCTGACAAAGTATTTGTGCACC GCAGTGCATGTAACTATGCCAGATTCACATTCGATGGTGTTGACTTGATGGGTCAGAGGCTAGCTAACGAG GTACTGGCTGTTGTTAGAAAAAGGCCTGAGCTGAAGAAAATTTCCTTTGTGGCTCACTCTTTAGGAGGTCTCATTGCTAGGTACGCTGTTGGAATGTTGTACGAATGTGTTTCTACATCTGAACCTTCAGGTCATAATGGTAATTGCTCAGTTGAAGAGGACACAAATAATTCATCTCAATGCATCAAGCAGCTTCACCATGCCACAATTGCTGGACTGGAACCAATAAACTTTATAACATTTGCTACACCACATCTTGGTTCGAGGGGACATAGACAG CTACCATTTCTCTGTGGTCTTCCTTTTCTTGAGAGAAAAGCACCTCAAACTGCACATTTGATTGCTGGGAGGTCTGGGAAGCATCTATTTCTCACAGATAATGATGATGGCAAACGACCCCTTCTTCTTCGGATGGTGAATGATACCGATGACCTGAAATTCAT GTCGGCGTTACGTGTATTCAAACGACGTGTGGCTTATGCAAATGCAAATTATGATC ATATGGTTGGGTGGAGAACTTCATCAATCCGGCGTCAGAGTGAACTTCCAAAG TCCAACCAACTTGTAACTGGTGAAAAATACCCACACGTTGTCTATgttgagagagaaaattttgatGAGACATGCAGTAAAGCATCCACAATTGTTGGAGACCAAAAAGTTGACTTGGAAG AGATGATGATCAGAGGTCTCACTCAAGTACCCTGGGAACGTGTGGATGTGAGCTTTCAGAAAAGTAAACAGCGATATATTGCTCACAGTACCATTCAGG TGAAGAGCTACTGGTTAAATTCTGATGGTGCCGATGTCGTTTACCATATGATAGACAACTTCCTTCTCTAA
- the LOC107413840 gene encoding putative lipase ROG1 isoform X2: protein MIASNSPLKSPAPGPTRVPNPTPIRCRFACFTPGFRSVDQKLCVGPTTSTTTKMYVCYRMSAGCFRDNPRGGLKFELDSGGEDIFDAATAANAKAVPQHLVVMVNGIVGSSSDWRYAAEQFVEKLPDKVFVHRSACNYARFTFDGVDLMGQRLANEVLAVVRKRPELKKISFVAHSLGGLIARYAVGMLYECVSTSEPSGHNGNCSVEEDTNNSSQCIKQLHHATIAGLEPINFITFATPHLGSRGHRQLPFLCGLPFLERKAPQTAHLIAGRSGKHLFLTDNDDGKRPLLLRMVNDTDDLKFMSALRVFKRRVAYANANYDHMVGWRTSSIRRQSELPKSNQLVTGEKYPHVVYVERENFDETCSKASTIVGDQKVDLEEMMIRGLTQVPWERVDVSFQKSKQRYIAHSTIQESSASGEELLVKF, encoded by the exons ATGATCGCCTCCAATTCTCCTCTCAAATCCCCTGCCCCGGGCCCCACTCGCGTCCCGAATCCTACCCCAATTCGCTGCCGGTTCGCCTGCTTCACCCCCGGGTTCCGATCCGTTGACCAGAAACTGTGTGTGGGTCCTACGACTTCCACCACGACCAAGATGTACGTGTGTTACAGAATGAGCGCCGGCTGCTTCAGGGATAACCCCCGTGGTGGGCTGAAGTTCGAGCTCGACAGCGGCGGCGAGGACATCTTTGATGCCGCCACCGCCGCCAACGCCAAGGCCGTACCTCAACATCTCGTTGTCATGGTCAATGGAATCGTCGGAAG TTCATCGGATTGGAGATATGCTGCTGAGCAGTTTGTCGAGAAGCTTCCTGACAAAGTATTTGTGCACC GCAGTGCATGTAACTATGCCAGATTCACATTCGATGGTGTTGACTTGATGGGTCAGAGGCTAGCTAACGAG GTACTGGCTGTTGTTAGAAAAAGGCCTGAGCTGAAGAAAATTTCCTTTGTGGCTCACTCTTTAGGAGGTCTCATTGCTAGGTACGCTGTTGGAATGTTGTACGAATGTGTTTCTACATCTGAACCTTCAGGTCATAATGGTAATTGCTCAGTTGAAGAGGACACAAATAATTCATCTCAATGCATCAAGCAGCTTCACCATGCCACAATTGCTGGACTGGAACCAATAAACTTTATAACATTTGCTACACCACATCTTGGTTCGAGGGGACATAGACAG CTACCATTTCTCTGTGGTCTTCCTTTTCTTGAGAGAAAAGCACCTCAAACTGCACATTTGATTGCTGGGAGGTCTGGGAAGCATCTATTTCTCACAGATAATGATGATGGCAAACGACCCCTTCTTCTTCGGATGGTGAATGATACCGATGACCTGAAATTCAT GTCGGCGTTACGTGTATTCAAACGACGTGTGGCTTATGCAAATGCAAATTATGATC ATATGGTTGGGTGGAGAACTTCATCAATCCGGCGTCAGAGTGAACTTCCAAAG TCCAACCAACTTGTAACTGGTGAAAAATACCCACACGTTGTCTATgttgagagagaaaattttgatGAGACATGCAGTAAAGCATCCACAATTGTTGGAGACCAAAAAGTTGACTTGGAAG AGATGATGATCAGAGGTCTCACTCAAGTACCCTGGGAACGTGTGGATGTGAGCTTTCAGAAAAGTAAACAGCGATATATTGCTCACAGTACCATTCAGGAAAGTTCCGCTTCTG GTGAAGAGCTACTGGTTAAATTCTGA
- the LOC107412491 gene encoding pathogenesis-related protein PR-1 has product MQRKNKRNTSPQNSHHPSINLTHKMKPIFVLFITLAFCNLLVTSSQTTPQTQTHLQKKADNETIYKISKQLCWGCIAESFEFLFHHNLVRAAKWELPLMWDFELEKYARWWAGQRKADCKLQHSFPEDGFKLGENIYWGSGSSWTPRDAVDAWSGEEKYYTYETNSCAAGQMCGHYTQIVWKDTRILGCARVVCDDGDVFMTCNYDPVGNYEGQKPY; this is encoded by the coding sequence atgcaaagaaaaaataaaaggaacacATCGCCCCAAAATTCCCACCACCCAAGTATTAATCTCACTCATAAAATGAAACCCATTTTTGTTCTCTTCATAACACTCGCTTTTTGCAACCTTCTTGTAACTAGTTCCCAAACAACCCCGCAAACACAAACCCATCTCCAAAAAAAAGCAGACAACGAAACCATATACAAGATTTCCAAGCAGCTGTGCTGGGGCTGCATAGCGGAGTCATTCGAGTTCTTGTTCCACCACAACTTGGTTAGGGCGGCCAAGTGGGAACTTCCATTGATGTGGGACTTCGAGCTTGAGAAGTACGCGAGGTGGTGGGCGGGACAGAGGAAAGCCGACTGCAAATTGCAGCACTCTTTCCCCGAAGACGGATTTAAGCTCGGGGAGAATATATACTGGGGAAGTGGGTCCTCGTGGACTCCGAGGGACGCGGTGGATGCTTGGAGCGGTGAAGAGAAGTATTACACGTACGAGACCAACAGCTGCGCGGCTGGTCAGATGTGCGGGCATTACACGCAGATTGTTTGGAAGGATACCAGGATACTTGGGTGTGCTCGAGTCGTTTGTGACGATGGTGATGTTTTTATGACTTGTAACTATGATCCTGTTGGTAATTATGAAGGCCAAAAGCCTTATTGA